From the Leptospira sp. WS60.C2 genome, one window contains:
- a CDS encoding CopG family transcriptional regulator: MAKIDKRFQILLSEEEQILLKNEATRRGISQGELIRLALKNEIIQKSELLRRKAIQNLTEILH; encoded by the coding sequence ATGGCAAAAATAGACAAACGATTTCAGATATTGCTTTCTGAAGAAGAACAAATTTTATTAAAAAACGAAGCCACAAGAAGGGGAATTTCGCAAGGAGAGCTCATCCGATTGGCTTTAAAAAATGAAATCATCCAAAAATCCGAATTACTTCGTAGGAAAGCAATCCAGAATCTGACGGAGATTCTTCATTGA
- a CDS encoding metalloenzyme — protein MIFYVFLDGVGITDYDPKTNPFSRFAKGFLAPVGGISKSDLDLSMDATKIHYLKTDAHMGVPGLPQSATGQTALWTGIPGPKVLGRHVSGFPTITLRKIIAKYSLIKVLNEEGILSDFLNCFSPPYLKHVEEKPKLVSASTLVQLASGRPLKNFEDLRGERGLYMDLTHEIMGTLGIDMLKEGDPLLEKRDPYFLGSKCFQRFSHYELTLYEYFLTDKVGHAMDWEKAERVIINLELFFKGLLEHMDPSKDLLIVSSDHGNMEDLSQKNHTENPAATILYGKDADRFAENIHSLADIVPEIYKTFGLEKAIYNTHTNEFLMETN, from the coding sequence ATGATTTTTTATGTATTTTTGGATGGCGTTGGGATCACAGACTATGATCCAAAAACCAATCCGTTTAGTCGATTTGCCAAAGGATTTTTAGCTCCTGTTGGAGGGATCTCGAAGTCCGACCTCGATCTGTCCATGGACGCCACAAAAATCCACTACCTAAAAACCGATGCTCATATGGGAGTGCCTGGTCTACCCCAGTCGGCCACTGGACAAACCGCACTTTGGACTGGAATTCCAGGCCCCAAAGTCCTTGGTCGTCATGTCAGTGGATTTCCTACCATCACCTTACGAAAAATCATCGCGAAATATTCACTCATCAAAGTTCTAAACGAGGAAGGAATTCTTAGCGATTTTTTAAACTGTTTTTCTCCGCCTTACCTAAAACATGTGGAAGAAAAACCGAAACTCGTTTCTGCTTCGACCCTTGTGCAACTTGCCAGTGGACGACCACTCAAAAATTTTGAAGACCTGCGCGGGGAAAGAGGCCTATATATGGACCTCACGCATGAAATTATGGGAACCCTCGGTATCGATATGCTAAAAGAAGGAGACCCGCTCTTAGAAAAACGAGACCCTTATTTTTTAGGAAGCAAATGTTTCCAAAGATTTTCCCACTACGAACTCACTCTTTATGAATATTTTTTAACAGACAAAGTGGGACATGCCATGGACTGGGAAAAAGCAGAGAGAGTGATCATAAACTTAGAGTTATTTTTCAAAGGATTACTTGAGCACATGGATCCATCTAAGGATTTACTCATTGTATCCAGTGATCATGGAAATATGGAAGACTTGAGCCAAAAAAATCATACGGAAAACCCAGCGGCCACCATCCTATATGGAAAGGATGCTGACCGCTTCGCAGAAAATATACATTCGTTAGCTGATATTGTACCCGAGATTTATAAAACCTTCGGTCTTGAAAAAGCTATATACAATACTCACACGAATGAGTTTCTAATGGAAACCAACTAA
- a CDS encoding tetratricopeptide repeat protein, protein MSRVIVSLAGLLFIVAGLSTAYYQTHISAKEDQSQLVLEKIAEGEEYLKQTNPHSKEKAIAIFSELAGKRGLEQYEFQIKYNQARALEKNSDFYPALDIYKELKKNSNWKPEEKNKLSYSLGNLLLKIGNEAEGKAHLESVLQSSSDNKLRSKTFLSLGDHYYKVGQYETARKNYVLSLQEDPNHTESRIGWGRSLRKLGKDWASFDVFDEYIETQDGLAGADEKVVGEYKDSVFKEAKDSYTKKQYARSIELFQKSLSVNPSPKKEEEALYFIALAYDALGKQTESLTYINKVLNNSDYSLDQASLYKKGTIYFRQGKFEKAAGIFQTIVDKYPKNQITDKAIAWKKESLDQFTDHNDLEESDATSDSNSNKPNSFSGKPESGNDLEF, encoded by the coding sequence ATGAGTCGAGTGATCGTATCCTTAGCGGGTTTGTTATTTATTGTAGCTGGTCTCTCCACAGCCTATTACCAAACGCATATTTCTGCTAAAGAAGACCAGTCTCAGCTGGTTTTAGAAAAAATAGCGGAAGGGGAGGAATATTTAAAGCAAACAAACCCTCATAGTAAGGAAAAAGCAATAGCTATCTTTTCTGAATTAGCTGGCAAACGTGGTTTGGAACAATATGAATTTCAAATTAAATATAACCAAGCAAGGGCATTAGAAAAGAATTCTGATTTTTATCCAGCATTAGATATTTATAAAGAATTGAAAAAAAATTCAAACTGGAAACCAGAAGAAAAAAATAAATTAAGTTACTCACTCGGAAACTTACTTTTAAAAATCGGGAACGAAGCAGAAGGCAAAGCTCATCTTGAATCTGTTTTACAATCAAGTTCGGACAACAAATTAAGATCCAAAACCTTCCTATCACTTGGTGATCACTATTATAAAGTGGGTCAATACGAAACAGCTCGTAAAAACTATGTTCTCTCGCTACAAGAAGATCCAAATCATACGGAATCAAGAATTGGTTGGGGTAGATCTTTACGTAAACTTGGAAAAGATTGGGCATCTTTTGATGTTTTTGATGAATATATTGAAACGCAAGATGGACTTGCTGGAGCTGACGAAAAAGTTGTGGGAGAATACAAGGACTCTGTTTTTAAAGAAGCAAAAGACAGTTACACTAAAAAACAATACGCTAGGTCAATCGAGTTATTTCAAAAGTCTTTATCTGTGAATCCTTCTCCTAAAAAAGAGGAAGAAGCATTGTATTTTATTGCTTTGGCATATGATGCCTTGGGTAAACAAACGGAATCATTAACGTATATCAATAAAGTATTGAATAACAGTGATTATTCGCTAGACCAAGCGTCCCTCTATAAAAAGGGAACCATTTATTTCAGACAAGGAAAGTTTGAAAAAGCGGCAGGTATCTTTCAGACAATTGTAGACAAATACCCTAAAAACCAGATTACCGACAAGGCGATTGCATGGAAAAAAGAATCTCTAGATCAGTTTACTGACCACAATGATTTAGAAGAGTCTGATGCAACGTCAGATTCTAATTCAAACAAACCGAACTCATTTTCAGGGAAACCTGAATCGGGAAATGATTTAGAATTTTAG
- a CDS encoding tetratricopeptide repeat protein — protein MKFSIYLRTVVLLLSFIPVWADSGFEESRYPTIARAIRASILPDKKSIRIDWDSPNQEGELIVARSNVMIDSPDKLYIADSLGRYKASGPNATRVYFDYNLKPGTYYYAIVMVTDVRRREVKLFANQNYTIIPITIAEENGTPVVGQNPDFPAFPEDTNIQSMVGGVSGITANIEKRFIRVNWTPPAGAIAGRTIYTVYRSSSPLTSLPLMQKAEKLTELPHPSTSFLDQDLNKSQTIYYGVSVKQVGGEESLPLEDKKSTLRVFYIKQSEKANAEVIVEETPKKQNLEVAYNEPTANLSGALHVRGLGYERVGKGAVISWITPEAADETTIYTLYASIKPLNQGATSFNQGTVVKVATVVHPKSNFFIKELKEIEELYFGVTAKSSSVPEDYNLKENVSYFKYDFSKDNLPPEESNIVAESKPKKEPEKSEIYKNEHAVTPTEVLPPKENLEPVNDFKVESQATVNYDLGQTDLNRIIKETVIQKKFETAVYRLEEYLKYETNSYLRGKAMFFLGVSALKTGDTKKALKFFLKKETKSYSPSRVEFWTNQTLNQVGRGNL, from the coding sequence ATGAAGTTCTCGATTTATCTCCGGACGGTTGTACTGCTACTCTCTTTCATCCCGGTATGGGCAGACTCCGGATTTGAGGAAAGTCGTTACCCTACGATTGCACGAGCGATTCGTGCCAGTATTTTACCCGATAAAAAATCCATTAGGATTGATTGGGATTCTCCTAACCAAGAGGGAGAACTCATCGTTGCAAGGTCCAATGTGATGATCGATAGCCCAGATAAACTTTACATTGCCGATTCTCTCGGACGATACAAAGCCTCAGGTCCGAATGCGACTCGTGTTTATTTTGATTATAATTTAAAACCTGGAACGTACTATTATGCCATTGTGATGGTAACAGATGTTCGCAGGCGCGAAGTCAAACTTTTCGCAAATCAAAACTATACTATCATTCCTATTACCATTGCAGAAGAAAACGGGACGCCAGTAGTAGGACAAAATCCTGACTTTCCTGCCTTCCCAGAAGATACTAACATCCAATCTATGGTGGGTGGGGTTTCGGGAATCACAGCAAACATTGAAAAACGGTTCATTCGTGTGAATTGGACTCCACCTGCTGGTGCCATTGCAGGAAGAACTATTTATACTGTTTACCGTTCCAGTTCTCCTCTCACTAGTCTTCCTCTCATGCAAAAAGCAGAAAAACTAACGGAACTACCTCACCCATCGACTTCTTTTTTAGACCAAGATTTAAACAAATCACAAACAATCTATTATGGAGTTTCCGTTAAACAGGTAGGAGGTGAAGAATCACTTCCTTTAGAAGATAAAAAATCTACTTTGCGTGTTTTTTATATCAAACAATCTGAAAAGGCAAATGCAGAAGTCATAGTAGAAGAAACTCCTAAAAAACAAAATTTGGAAGTTGCTTACAATGAACCAACAGCGAATTTGTCAGGGGCACTCCACGTAAGAGGGCTTGGCTATGAACGTGTTGGAAAAGGTGCCGTGATCAGTTGGATTACTCCAGAGGCAGCAGATGAAACCACAATTTACACGTTGTATGCTTCGATCAAACCATTGAATCAAGGTGCCACTTCATTTAACCAGGGAACAGTTGTTAAGGTAGCAACAGTCGTTCATCCGAAATCGAATTTTTTTATCAAAGAATTAAAAGAAATTGAGGAACTATATTTTGGAGTGACTGCGAAGTCTAGTTCAGTTCCAGAAGACTATAACTTAAAAGAGAATGTATCCTATTTTAAATATGATTTTTCGAAAGACAATCTACCACCAGAAGAATCGAACATTGTTGCGGAATCGAAGCCTAAAAAAGAACCAGAAAAATCCGAAATTTATAAGAATGAACATGCTGTGACTCCTACTGAAGTTCTTCCTCCTAAAGAGAATTTGGAGCCAGTGAATGATTTCAAAGTGGAATCACAAGCTACAGTCAATTATGATTTAGGACAAACAGATCTCAATCGTATCATTAAGGAAACGGTGATACAAAAGAAATTTGAGACGGCAGTATATCGATTAGAAGAGTATTTAAAATATGAAACCAATTCTTACCTTCGGGGTAAGGCGATGTTCTTTTTGGGTGTCAGTGCTTTAAAAACAGGTGATACGAAGAAAGCCCTGAAGTTTTTTTTGAAAAAGGAAACCAAATCCTATTCTCCATCGCGAGTTGAATTTTGGACGAATCAAACCCTAAATCAAGTGGGTAGAGGTAATTTATGA
- a CDS encoding SAM-dependent methyltransferase, whose protein sequence is MSETEYYRSQTYQEYLLSSHRREVCPPEDVYDFFNWKGLTNLVDFGSGLGFYFQDFRKWFPNVWIWAAECQQEIIDRILRRKLMEGIEQLTPFYMDQSDHPLLPEWVPVPEIIFASLSLSTFPNPGLAMDGLIRSMKSGGRLFIVDWSKTESGFGPKINEKISMDKMKFLAEEYKLEVVKSGRISEHFYGMEVRASSHFIYGYYDLKEEEDEDTAVFKM, encoded by the coding sequence ATGTCCGAAACGGAATACTACCGTTCCCAAACGTACCAAGAATATTTGCTATCGAGCCATAGAAGAGAGGTCTGTCCTCCCGAAGATGTGTATGATTTTTTCAATTGGAAAGGACTAACCAATTTGGTCGACTTTGGAAGTGGGCTTGGATTTTATTTTCAAGATTTTCGAAAGTGGTTTCCAAACGTTTGGATTTGGGCGGCAGAATGCCAACAGGAAATCATCGATCGAATCTTACGCCGTAAACTCATGGAAGGCATTGAACAACTCACACCCTTTTACATGGACCAATCAGACCACCCTCTTCTTCCAGAATGGGTGCCTGTACCTGAAATTATTTTTGCTTCCTTATCCCTTTCCACATTCCCAAACCCTGGTTTGGCGATGGATGGCCTCATTCGTTCCATGAAATCAGGAGGTAGACTTTTCATCGTGGATTGGTCAAAAACAGAATCTGGATTTGGACCCAAAATCAATGAAAAAATCTCTATGGATAAAATGAAGTTCTTAGCAGAGGAATACAAACTGGAAGTCGTAAAATCTGGAAGGATTTCAGAACATTTTTACGGAATGGAAGTGCGTGCCAGTTCCCATTTCATCTATGGATACTATGATTTGAAAGAAGAGGAAGATGAAGATACAGCTGTTTTTAAGATGTAA
- a CDS encoding UvrD-helicase domain-containing protein: protein MWSEEQRNIIQSSASILQVIAGAGSGKTATMIGLLKEREKTNKIPPEHTLVVTFTKKATNEFKERCLKNQLSQKYHISTFHSFCYHALKRYDLTRDWSKYKLLSESKKYEVTKTLLEPYRWEIGGIPFSLLWKQNGELLRFISLSIYNEYQKNFQIWKETHHYFEFDDLIYFFLRFLDTEFAWEAKTRWKSLIIDEFQDTDEVQLEIIKRMEFETVTVVGDDWQAIYGFRGATPKPFLEFPKHFPNVVQCKLSTNYRSTQSIVQKSFLPIKQNKDKIQKKTMTKRKERGSYSLLRFKKEESTLESIWEKIQSLDPNSILLTRSNFRKNEWIQSGVPRTQVMTIHSAKGLEFTTVVVDLCQGWSEELASVNQEEERRILYVALSRAKDNLFVLINDISDPKRLCDIFSENFSLWNKIRNRTLRWTRLW from the coding sequence GTGTGGAGTGAGGAACAAAGAAACATCATCCAATCGAGTGCATCAATCCTGCAAGTGATTGCTGGTGCCGGTTCTGGTAAAACAGCCACGATGATTGGTCTATTGAAAGAAAGGGAAAAAACAAACAAAATCCCTCCCGAACATACGTTAGTTGTTACTTTCACAAAAAAAGCCACCAACGAATTCAAGGAAAGGTGTTTGAAAAATCAACTTTCTCAAAAGTATCATATATCCACCTTTCATTCGTTTTGTTACCATGCGCTAAAACGTTATGATCTTACAAGGGATTGGTCTAAATATAAACTCCTTTCCGAATCGAAAAAATATGAAGTGACCAAAACATTGCTAGAACCATACCGATGGGAAATTGGAGGCATTCCCTTTTCCCTATTATGGAAACAGAATGGAGAACTTTTACGTTTTATCTCTCTATCCATTTACAATGAGTATCAAAAAAACTTTCAAATTTGGAAAGAGACACATCATTACTTTGAGTTTGATGACCTCATTTATTTTTTTTTGAGATTCCTTGATACAGAGTTTGCATGGGAAGCCAAAACACGATGGAAGTCACTCATCATAGATGAATTCCAAGACACGGATGAAGTCCAATTGGAAATCATCAAACGCATGGAATTTGAAACAGTTACCGTTGTGGGAGACGACTGGCAGGCTATTTATGGGTTTCGAGGGGCCACACCAAAACCATTTTTAGAATTTCCAAAACATTTCCCAAATGTTGTCCAATGTAAATTATCAACTAACTATCGTTCCACTCAATCAATTGTTCAGAAAAGTTTTTTACCCATCAAACAAAACAAAGATAAAATTCAAAAGAAAACGATGACAAAACGGAAGGAAAGAGGTTCTTATTCACTTCTTCGATTCAAAAAGGAAGAATCCACACTAGAATCCATTTGGGAAAAAATCCAATCCTTGGATCCAAATTCAATCCTACTCACACGCAGTAATTTTCGAAAAAACGAATGGATCCAATCCGGTGTTCCTAGAACCCAAGTGATGACAATCCATAGTGCCAAAGGATTAGAATTCACAACCGTGGTTGTGGACCTTTGCCAAGGTTGGAGTGAAGAATTAGCATCTGTGAACCAAGAAGAAGAACGAAGAATCTTGTATGTGGCACTTTCTCGTGCCAAAGATAATTTGTTTGTACTGATCAACGATATATCTGATCCCAAAAGGCTCTGTGACATCTTCAGTGAGAATTTTTCCCTTTGGAACAAGATTCGAAATCGTACTTTACGGTGGACTAGACTCTGGTGA
- a CDS encoding lipase: MIQNWKRWGAIVLFFPFVILFLEGMFRLTNPPALRYYRDVKLLHAYHPEYGVTLAPNESRFVRHYADLWQGQFTTNSLGLRGLTEPDPTKSKLVCLGDSLVMGFGVSDEDTFCSQLDGYEENGTIYQSLNFGVDAYGSLGSYKRLKDMSSKISNIQKVLFFISPNDFTMPEELRAQGILPDDENDALHENDLEWKNKFRMQFELTRVSYLLQALKLAYEQTKVKWAQTKYIISMDSKQILESPIQYLKEAFIVPVKQAKCESTENFICPTPIANLQIVCSDTPVNLNELEPLPETTTRAYDLMIEFAKEKGFEFIPVILPMQIEEVYCRQLGKYNSLGNYAIRAKRYLDSKGVKTIEILPYTDTMCGREFQIHGKTKKAGIQDYYIPGDGHLTKLGNLWAAESIRAALKGKKQNAF; the protein is encoded by the coding sequence ATGATCCAAAACTGGAAACGATGGGGAGCCATTGTCCTATTTTTCCCGTTCGTTATTTTATTCTTGGAAGGAATGTTTCGCCTTACCAATCCCCCTGCCTTACGTTATTACCGCGATGTAAAACTCTTACATGCCTACCATCCAGAGTATGGCGTCACCCTCGCTCCCAACGAAAGCCGATTTGTGCGCCACTATGCTGATCTTTGGCAGGGGCAGTTTACGACCAATTCCTTGGGACTTCGCGGACTCACCGAACCTGATCCAACAAAATCCAAACTTGTTTGTTTGGGAGATAGCCTTGTGATGGGATTTGGTGTATCCGATGAAGATACATTTTGTTCGCAATTGGATGGGTATGAAGAAAATGGAACGATCTACCAAAGTTTAAATTTTGGAGTCGATGCGTATGGATCCTTAGGTTCATACAAACGACTGAAGGACATGTCGTCAAAAATTTCGAATATCCAAAAAGTGCTTTTTTTTATCTCTCCCAATGACTTTACCATGCCAGAGGAATTACGAGCACAAGGGATTTTACCAGATGATGAGAATGATGCCCTTCATGAAAATGATTTGGAATGGAAAAATAAATTTCGCATGCAATTTGAACTCACTCGTGTTTCATATCTATTACAAGCCTTAAAACTTGCATACGAACAAACAAAAGTGAAATGGGCACAAACCAAATACATCATTTCAATGGATTCCAAACAAATCCTCGAATCACCCATTCAGTATCTAAAAGAAGCTTTTATTGTTCCCGTAAAACAAGCAAAATGCGAATCTACAGAAAACTTTATCTGCCCCACTCCTATTGCCAATTTACAGATCGTTTGCTCTGATACACCCGTAAATTTGAATGAATTAGAACCACTCCCTGAGACAACAACGAGAGCCTATGATCTAATGATCGAGTTTGCAAAAGAGAAGGGTTTCGAATTCATTCCAGTGATCCTTCCTATGCAAATTGAAGAAGTATACTGTCGCCAGCTTGGAAAATACAATTCACTCGGCAATTATGCAATCAGAGCCAAACGTTACCTTGATTCCAAAGGTGTTAAAACCATCGAAATTTTACCTTACACAGATACTATGTGTGGCCGAGAATTCCAAATCCATGGAAAAACGAAAAAAGCGGGAATCCAAGATTATTACATTCCTGGTGATGGTCACCTAACAAAGCTTGGAAATTTATGGGCAGCAGAATCGATTCGCGCTGCCTTAAAGGGAAAAAAACAAAATGCTTTTTAA
- a CDS encoding MBOAT family protein: MLFNSVHYLLFAPIVIFVYFLIPKRFQGLWLFIVSLYFYAIFRIPFLILLVFSFVVTKLAVDYMDTTPSKTKRLFWLNVAVWSNLSLLFVFKYLDFSITVWNQTFSFTPCDPDFVQKSGILLPMGISFFTLQAVSYAVDVYKGVVERAKSIFHFGLFLSFFPQLVAGPILRASDVLHQFLDSKEFTKENLKQGLKQLFWGIFKKTFIADPVSYVIDPIYASPTEYNWIAMWIAAFLFAVQIYCDFSGYSDIAIGTARILGFHIPKNFDRPFLSGTLSELWRRWHISFSSWLRDYVYITLGGNRRGEILAYVNLFITTFVSGIWHGADWTFVFWGTLHSTMMVVEKFVFKFESMRNAWNKVPRSLQPIYPVGIFVLSCFFFRAKATPEVPTGMGITNIMLERAFTGAAGNFPQMSLSLIVLVGFLFFVDIMQDKKEDRFAFLTDNQYFLIPACILLYITAFIIYSVTVSSPFLYFQF; this comes from the coding sequence ATGCTTTTTAATTCCGTACATTATTTACTCTTTGCTCCCATAGTTATATTCGTTTACTTTTTAATTCCAAAGCGATTTCAGGGATTATGGTTATTCATTGTTAGTTTGTATTTTTATGCGATCTTTAGAATTCCTTTCCTGATTTTACTGGTATTTTCCTTTGTCGTAACAAAACTCGCAGTGGATTATATGGATACAACTCCATCCAAAACCAAAAGGCTCTTTTGGTTAAATGTCGCTGTGTGGAGTAACTTGAGCTTATTATTTGTTTTTAAGTATTTGGATTTTTCGATCACCGTTTGGAACCAAACGTTTTCATTTACTCCCTGTGATCCAGACTTCGTTCAAAAATCAGGAATCCTGCTTCCGATGGGAATTAGTTTTTTCACCTTACAGGCGGTCTCCTATGCAGTGGATGTCTATAAAGGTGTTGTAGAACGAGCCAAATCCATTTTCCATTTCGGACTCTTTTTGTCTTTTTTTCCACAACTTGTGGCTGGACCCATCCTTCGAGCCAGTGATGTATTACATCAATTTTTGGATTCTAAAGAGTTTACAAAAGAAAATCTTAAACAAGGTTTAAAACAACTCTTTTGGGGTATTTTTAAAAAGACGTTTATTGCTGATCCAGTATCCTATGTGATTGATCCCATTTATGCAAGTCCAACCGAATACAATTGGATTGCAATGTGGATTGCTGCGTTTTTGTTTGCTGTTCAAATTTATTGTGATTTCTCTGGGTATTCTGATATTGCGATTGGAACTGCGCGGATCTTAGGATTTCATATTCCGAAAAACTTTGATCGCCCATTTCTTTCCGGAACTCTGAGTGAACTTTGGCGCAGATGGCATATCTCTTTCAGTTCTTGGTTACGAGATTATGTGTACATCACACTCGGTGGAAACAGAAGAGGCGAAATATTAGCATATGTAAATTTATTCATCACCACATTTGTCTCTGGGATATGGCATGGAGCCGATTGGACCTTTGTATTCTGGGGTACTCTTCACTCCACCATGATGGTTGTAGAAAAATTTGTCTTCAAATTTGAATCGATGCGAAATGCATGGAACAAAGTACCGAGATCTTTACAACCGATTTATCCTGTAGGTATTTTTGTATTGTCTTGTTTTTTCTTTCGTGCAAAGGCCACGCCAGAAGTTCCAACGGGAATGGGGATTACAAACATCATGTTGGAACGTGCGTTTACTGGTGCAGCAGGTAACTTCCCACAGATGAGTCTTAGTTTGATAGTGCTTGTGGGTTTTCTCTTTTTCGTAGATATCATGCAAGACAAAAAAGAAGACCGATTTGCATTCCTAACGGACAATCAGTATTTCCTTATACCCGCTTGTATTTTACTCTATATCACAGCCTTTATCATCTATAGTGTGACGGTTTCCAGCCCCTTTCTCTACTTCCAATTCTAA
- a CDS encoding LemA family protein — translation MTKLFRTIILFSIMATLFTNCGYNRIQELDEEVTASWAEVLNQYKRRSDLVPNLVSAVKGFANQEKDIMKGIADARARIGSIQATPELINNPESLKQFDQAQGQLGSALSRLLMIQENYPQLKSDQQFSDLMAQLEGTENRITVARNRFIKATKEFNVYIRQFPAVLTAKAFGYEAKATFTVEDQKAIENAPKVEF, via the coding sequence ATGACAAAATTGTTTCGAACCATCATTCTATTTTCCATTATGGCAACTCTATTCACCAATTGTGGATACAATCGTATCCAGGAGTTGGATGAAGAAGTGACTGCTTCCTGGGCAGAAGTCCTTAACCAATACAAAAGAAGATCTGATTTGGTACCGAATTTAGTTTCTGCTGTGAAGGGATTTGCCAACCAAGAAAAGGACATCATGAAAGGTATCGCGGATGCACGAGCAAGAATTGGATCCATCCAAGCAACACCAGAGCTCATTAACAATCCAGAGAGTTTAAAACAATTTGACCAAGCACAAGGACAACTCGGATCTGCTTTGTCAAGACTCCTCATGATCCAAGAAAACTATCCACAGCTCAAAAGTGACCAACAATTTTCGGATCTAATGGCACAATTGGAAGGAACAGAAAATCGTATCACAGTTGCAAGAAATCGTTTTATCAAAGCGACAAAGGAATTTAACGTTTACATTCGCCAGTTCCCCGCAGTGTTAACGGCAAAAGCCTTCGGTTATGAAGCCAAAGCAACTTTCACGGTAGAAGACCAAAAAGCGATTGAAAATGCACCGAAGGTAGAGTTTTAA
- a CDS encoding DUF1343 domain-containing protein, whose product MKFLKNITKLSGCQAAILTNQSAFGYQGKYHFQTYSEIFDLKTIFLPEHGLFAELQDQVSGDELSYLFGSMKIVNLYGKEESSLVPPRETLKGIDVVIIDIKDVGSRYYTFLTTAYYILEELSKLKKETGKAPVFLVIDSPNPIGQKVEGTPLQEVYQSFVGVKTVLHRHGLTPGGLLSYYNETFQLNVDVVVVPIGTIHPKTLSTFEWVPPSPNIPTQNTCFVYPGMCLLEGTNLSEGRGTTKPFETFGSPYLVGKEKIELDKRLSSHQKGNFLLRNLRFLPTFHKHKGIICEGYQLMVLKPKQFHSLYFVLYFLRQLGDLYPSQFEYLKGVYEFRSDRPAIELLTGDSYLLEYLHGKHTDSDIELYLEENETRWSKAIKAYRY is encoded by the coding sequence ATGAAGTTTTTAAAGAATATTACTAAACTAAGTGGCTGTCAGGCTGCAATTTTGACCAATCAAAGTGCCTTCGGTTACCAAGGGAAGTATCACTTTCAAACCTATTCGGAAATCTTCGATCTCAAAACGATTTTTTTGCCAGAACATGGTTTGTTTGCAGAATTACAGGACCAAGTGAGTGGAGATGAGTTGTCTTATCTCTTCGGTAGTATGAAAATCGTAAATCTTTATGGAAAAGAAGAGAGCAGTTTGGTTCCACCAAGGGAAACTTTAAAAGGCATAGATGTAGTGATCATTGACATCAAAGATGTTGGATCTCGATATTATACCTTTTTAACTACAGCATATTATATCTTGGAAGAACTTTCTAAGCTAAAAAAGGAAACAGGAAAGGCTCCTGTATTTTTGGTCATCGACTCTCCCAATCCGATTGGTCAAAAAGTGGAAGGTACGCCATTACAAGAAGTATACCAATCCTTTGTTGGTGTGAAAACTGTTTTACATCGGCATGGACTCACTCCAGGTGGGTTACTCAGTTATTATAATGAAACCTTTCAGTTGAATGTGGATGTAGTCGTAGTTCCAATCGGGACGATCCATCCCAAAACCCTTTCTACTTTTGAATGGGTTCCTCCTTCTCCTAATATTCCAACACAAAACACGTGTTTTGTTTATCCTGGAATGTGTTTATTGGAAGGAACAAATCTTTCCGAAGGAAGAGGCACAACCAAACCATTTGAAACTTTTGGCTCACCTTATTTAGTAGGGAAAGAAAAGATAGAATTAGACAAACGATTGTCGAGCCATCAGAAAGGGAATTTTTTACTTCGGAATTTACGTTTTTTACCTACCTTTCACAAACATAAAGGAATCATCTGTGAAGGGTATCAACTCATGGTTTTAAAACCAAAACAGTTCCATTCCTTATATTTTGTTTTGTATTTTTTAAGACAGCTAGGGGATTTATATCCGAGTCAATTTGAGTATTTGAAAGGTGTGTATGAGTTTCGATCGGATCGACCTGCCATTGAACTTTTGACCGGTGATTCATATTTACTTGAGTATTTGCATGGAAAACATACAGATTCTGACATCGAATTGTATTTGGAAGAAAATGAAACACGTTGGTCAAAGGCAATAAAAGCCTACCGATATTAA